ATACATTTCTCACCCAACTGCAACTGTAAGATGTGATCGTCTAAACGGCATGTAACGCACGATCCCAATCTTTCCACACCACCTCATATCCCGCTTCCCTTATCATATTTGCCATTTCTGAAGGGCTTCGGGAATCATCAATCTCGAATTGTTCAAGCGATTCCTCACCTTCCGCATAACCTCCCGGATTGGTCCGGGATCCTGCACTCATGGAGGTAATTCCCAGGTGAATCGCATGGTCCCTGAAAACAGCCCGCTCTCTGGTGGAAAGAGATAGTTCCAGATGCTCATTATAAATGCGGTAGGCACAAATCAGCTGTACCAATTCCCGTTCCGACATGACCACTTTAGGTTCGATCAATCCTTCCGCAGGTCTTAGCCTTGGAAAGCTCACGGAATATTTGGTTTTCCAATAACGTCGCTCCAGGTAGTGCAGATGAAGGGCGGTAAAGTACGCATCGGTTCTCCAATCTTCCAGACCTATGAGAGCGCCCAATCCAATCTTGTGTACACCGGCTCTTCCCAGCCGGTCCGGAGTATCCAGCCTGTAATCAAAATTTGATTTTTTGCCTTTCGGGTGATAGGATTTATAGGCCTCACGGTGGTATGTTTCCTGATATACCAGAACGGAATGCAGGCCCAGGTTCGCCAATGTCCGGTATTCTTCTTCTTCCAGCGGCTGTACTTCCAGCGAGATGTGTGAGAAATGAGGTCTGATTCTTTCAATGGCGGACGCCAGGTAGTCAACCCCCACCGTGCGATTCGCTTCGCCGGTCACGATGAGGACGTGGTCCATCCCTAATGCTTTAATGATCTCCACCTCCCGGTCGATCTGATCTTCGGTCAAGGTAACCCTGGGTATCCTGTTATTGTAACTGAAGCCACAGTAGGTACAGATGTTCTGACACTCATTGCTGAGGTAAAGCGGAATATACATCTGGATGGTCTTGCCAAATTTGTTGAGCGTAAGTTTTCTGCTCAACCGGGCCATGTCTTCCAGATAAGGAGCCGCGGCAGGTGAAATCAGGGCCATGAAGTCATCCGGTTTGCCATGCCCGGCACGATGAAGGGCTTCTTCAACCTCAGCAGTGGAGCGGTGATGCGATCGTTCGCGGACCTCATCCCAATCGTAGGTGTCGAATAAATCCTGGAATGTATGGAGTTCAGTGTTCATGGTGATGGACCGTTAAGATTCCAGAAATGCGGTGAGCGGACTGGATGCGGCAGCTTTCGTTCTGACTTCACCTAGCTTTGCTTCGAATGCCATTCGGCCTGCTTCAACCGATAATCTGAACGCATGCGCCATCTGCACGGGATCGTCGGAAACGGCAATGGCTGTATTTACGAGTACGGCATCCGCACCCATCTCCATTGCGGCCGCGGCGTGTGAAGGTGCGCCGATTCCTGCATCTACCACAACAGGAACCTGGCTTTGATCAATGATGATCTCGAGCATGCCTTTTGTTTCGAGTCCACGGTTTGTACCGATGGGTGCACCGAGCGGCATCACCGCGGCACATCCGGCTTCTTCCAGTTTTTTGCAGAGGACCGGATCTGCATGCACATATGGCAAAACCACAAAACCATCCTTGACGAGTTGCCTGGCAGCCTCGAGTGTTTCAATAGGGTCAGGAAGAAGATACTTCGGATCCGGATGGATCTCCAGCTTCACCCAATTGGTTTGCAGTGCTTCACGCGCAAGTCGGGCAGCAAACACTGCTTCCTTTGCATCCCGGGCTCCGGAAGTATTGGGCAGCCATTGTATATGATCGTGCTTCAGAAAAGCCGTGATATCTTCCTCTGTTTTACTCGGATCAACACGTCGCATGGCCATGGTTACAAGTTCCGATCCGGATGCCAGGATGGCTTCCTTCATCAGTACGTTGGAGCTGAACTTACCGGTGCCGGTAAATAGTCGTGACCCGAATGTTCTGTCTGCTATGGTTAATGGTTTCATAACTGTTTCTGGTATGGTTGAAATCCGGCTTCCTTCAAATATCTCCGGTTTTCTTCAATGCTGTGTTTAAATGCGGTGGCCATCAATCCGGGATTTTCAGCTGCATGGATGGCAGATGAAACAGCTACACCGGTGATACCCGTTTCCATAAGTGCCGGTATGTCGTCGATAAGGATGCCGCCGATGGCAAAAACAGGTGTCGAGAAATTCAGTTCTTTCCACTTTCGGATGACATTCCTGATCCCATCCAACCCGAGGAGTGGACTTAGATTCTTTTTGGTATTGGTATGCCTGAATGGACCCACGCCGATATAGTTAATGCATGCCATGACGGAGGCATCAAGGTCTTCTGACCGGTTTGCTGTGGCGCCGATGATCATCGTGTCCCCAATCAGGATACGTGCATCTTTTGGAGACATATCGGCTTTTCCCAGGTGAACGCCATCGGCATCCAATTCCATGGCAAGCCGGGGATCATCATTGACAATAAAGGTAGCTTGATACTTTTTGCACACCGCAGCAACCGCATGACCCTGTTGTAGTCTGTAATCCTCATCCGTCGACTTGCATCTGAATTGTATCCAGCGTATGCCACCTGCGCAGGCTTGTTCTGCTTGTTGTGCATGGGATACAGAGGCATTGTCATCGGTAATATATTGGATGGCATTCATGCGACAAAACTTGGATGTTGTCCCATGAGGGAAGGATTGCTGGTCAGAAAACGCCGCACAAAATCATGGCCTTTGACAATGGCTGATTCCAGAGAGTGACCCTGGGCCAGCGCGGTTGTAATGGCAGATGACAACGCGCACCCCGAGCCATGTTTGGTCCCGTATGGAATATAAGGTAAGGTGTATTTTTTTATACACTTTCCTTTGATGTAAAGGGTATCTGTGACGGTATCATGCGCTCCTTCGTGTCCGCCTGTGATCAGCACCGGGCAAAATTGTGAGAGCCATTCAGCACCTTCTCCTGCCTGTTCCTTTTGAGATAGCTGGCAAGCTTCCCTTTCATTGGGGGTGATCAATGCAAAAGCATTCAGTAGTGCAGGCAAACTTTGATGATCAATCGCTTGCCAGAACTGGAATCCTGTGGAAGAACTCAGTACCGGATCCCACACAATGGTGGGGTGATCAGGTAGTGAACCGGCAATGGTCTTTAAAACAGATTGGCTTTCCGTAATACCGATTTTAAACGCCGAAGGTTGAAAGCGATCGCATGTCTGTTTCAGTTGGTCCAGGATCAGCGATGTGCGTGTCCATTCAAGATGTGAAAATGAGAGATCATCCTGCACGGTAATAGCGGTGCATACACCGAGGGCCCTGCCGCCCATCCCTTCTATTGTTTTGATATCGGCCAGTAAACCGGCGCCGGCACTGGGATCAAGGCCTGCTATTGTGGAGACCCACGGTCTGTTATTTTGATCCATGATAGGTTACTTTCTTGATATGCAGAATCCCTTCAGGATCCACCAACATCGTGGAGTTGTCATCCTGTGCATCCGCATATTTTATCTGTTCAAAGGTCGATTGGGGATCTTCACTGTCCCAGATGGCACCCAACACGGCAAACCCTGCGAATCCCATCCGGGCGATCTCTCCTATTTTGGAAGGTTCAACACCACCCAGCGCAATTACTTTATGCACACATTGGGCTATGGCACTTTTAAGACCGGTTTCTGAGAATGCAGACTGGTAGCCACCTTTGGAAATGCTGTCGAATACCGGACTGATAAAAATGTAGTCATAACCGGTTCGGTCCTGGTAGAGTGGGGCCAGGCTGTGAAATGAAGTACTCACATGAAGGGTTGGGTACTTCCATTTCAGATACCTTGACAAATACCATTTCTTTATCCGTTTGCTCCTGACCGCACCTGTTAGATGGATGCCTTTTAGTTTATACTGAATGGCCAGGTTGTGGTGCGAATGCAATACGATCCGGTTCCAGTAGGTTTGGGGGATGCTCATCAGAAAGCTTTTGATTTCCATGGCGGTGGCTTTGGGCTTACGGACGTGCAACACTTCCAGGCCAGATTCAAAAAACTTGGTCACGAGGGTGGCTTCTCCCTGGAAAAACTTTGGTTTGGTGATGACGATCTTTATCAAGGTGGAGGGGATATATGGGTTAGTTACGGATTAACTGTATATCGTACTTCCTGAATTAATAAATTCCTCAGCCTTTTCTTTCAATCCCATTTCAAGCGCTTCTTCCTCATCGGCTGTTTCCTGTTCTTTGGCATATTCTCGTACTTCCTGGCTGATTTTCATTGAGCAAAATTTTGGTCCGCACATCGAACAGAAGTGTGCAACCTTAGCATTTTCCGATGGCAGGGTCTCATCATGGAACTCTCTGGCTGTATCCGGATCAAGACTGAGGTTGAACTGATCTTCCCAGCGAAATTCGAACCTTGCCTTGCTGAGCGCATCATCCCTCCATTGCGCACCCGGATGACCTTTTGCCAAATCCGCCGCATGCGCCGCGATCTTATAACTGATCACGCCGTCCTTCACATCCTTCTTGTTCGGAAGGCCCAAATGTTCCTTTGGCGTCACATAGCACAACATGGCGCATCCATACCATCCGATCATGGCTGCTCCGATAGCAGATGTGATGTGATCATATCCCGGTGCGATATCTGTGGTAAGCGGACCGAGGGTGTAAAACGGAGCTTCATTACAGGTCTCCAACTGCTTGTCCATGTTTTCCTTGATCAGGTGCATGGGTACGTGTCCTGGACCTTCGATCATCACCTGTACATCGTGAGCCCAGGCTTGTTTGGTTAGCTCACCAAGTGTTTCAAGTTCTCCGAATTGTGCTTCGTCATTGGCATCGGCGATGGAGCCGGGGCGTAAACCATCTCCAAGGGAGAAGGCCACGTCATATGCCTTCATGATTTCACATATTTCCTCAAAATGTGTGTACAGGAAATTTTCTTTGTGATGCGCCAGGCACCATTTGGCCATGATGGATCCACCCCGGGAAACGATCCCGGTAACACGCCTGGCGGTCATTGGAACATACCGCAGTAGTACGCCGGCATGAATGGTAAAATAGTCAACGCCCTGTTCTGCCTGTTCTATCAGGGTATCCCTGAACAGGTCCCACGTGAGGTCTTCTGCCACACCACCGGTCTTTTCCAGGGCCTGATAAATCGGGACAGTTCCCACGGGAACAGGACTGTTTCGGATGATCCATTCGCGGGTTTCGTGTATGTGTTTCCCGGTGCTCAGGTCCATGATGGTGTCGGCTCCCCACCGGCATGCCCATACCGCTTTTTCTACCTCTTCTTCAATGCTTGAGGTGACTG
The genomic region above belongs to Flavobacteriales bacterium and contains:
- a CDS encoding thiazole synthase, coding for MKPLTIADRTFGSRLFTGTGKFSSNVLMKEAILASGSELVTMAMRRVDPSKTEEDITAFLKHDHIQWLPNTSGARDAKEAVFAARLAREALQTNWVKLEIHPDPKYLLPDPIETLEAARQLVKDGFVVLPYVHADPVLCKKLEEAGCAAVMPLGAPIGTNRGLETKGMLEIIIDQSQVPVVVDAGIGAPSHAAAAMEMGADAVLVNTAIAVSDDPVQMAHAFRLSVEAGRMAFEAKLGEVRTKAAASSPLTAFLES
- the thiC gene encoding phosphomethylpyrimidine synthase ThiC, coding for MSLKNQDNHSITRTPFPCSEKVFVDGTIHNIRVGMRSIRQEPTIMASGKSPNPDITVYDTSGPYTDPNAIVNVKKGLERIREPWITERGDVVQLPDVSSAYGRERLINSELKHLRFETPPKPYRAKPGQNVSQLHYARKGIITPEMEYIAIRENQRMESGAALTNGQKKSLRWITPEFVRDEVAAGRAIIPSNINHPESEPMIIGRNFLVKINANIGNSAVTSSIEEEVEKAVWACRWGADTIMDLSTGKHIHETREWIIRNSPVPVGTVPIYQALEKTGGVAEDLTWDLFRDTLIEQAEQGVDYFTIHAGVLLRYVPMTARRVTGIVSRGGSIMAKWCLAHHKENFLYTHFEEICEIMKAYDVAFSLGDGLRPGSIADANDEAQFGELETLGELTKQAWAHDVQVMIEGPGHVPMHLIKENMDKQLETCNEAPFYTLGPLTTDIAPGYDHITSAIGAAMIGWYGCAMLCYVTPKEHLGLPNKKDVKDGVISYKIAAHAADLAKGHPGAQWRDDALSKARFEFRWEDQFNLSLDPDTAREFHDETLPSENAKVAHFCSMCGPKFCSMKISQEVREYAKEQETADEEEALEMGLKEKAEEFINSGSTIYS
- a CDS encoding hydroxymethylpyrimidine/phosphomethylpyrimidine kinase, with the protein product MDQNNRPWVSTIAGLDPSAGAGLLADIKTIEGMGGRALGVCTAITVQDDLSFSHLEWTRTSLILDQLKQTCDRFQPSAFKIGITESQSVLKTIAGSLPDHPTIVWDPVLSSSTGFQFWQAIDHQSLPALLNAFALITPNEREACQLSQKEQAGEGAEWLSQFCPVLITGGHEGAHDTVTDTLYIKGKCIKKYTLPYIPYGTKHGSGCALSSAITTALAQGHSLESAIVKGHDFVRRFLTSNPSLMGQHPSFVA
- a CDS encoding thiamine phosphate synthase, translated to MIKIVITKPKFFQGEATLVTKFFESGLEVLHVRKPKATAMEIKSFLMSIPQTYWNRIVLHSHHNLAIQYKLKGIHLTGAVRSKRIKKWYLSRYLKWKYPTLHVSTSFHSLAPLYQDRTGYDYIFISPVFDSISKGGYQSAFSETGLKSAIAQCVHKVIALGGVEPSKIGEIARMGFAGFAVLGAIWDSEDPQSTFEQIKYADAQDDNSTMLVDPEGILHIKKVTYHGSK
- a CDS encoding thiamine phosphate synthase, with translation MNAIQYITDDNASVSHAQQAEQACAGGIRWIQFRCKSTDEDYRLQQGHAVAAVCKKYQATFIVNDDPRLAMELDADGVHLGKADMSPKDARILIGDTMIIGATANRSEDLDASVMACINYIGVGPFRHTNTKKNLSPLLGLDGIRNVIRKWKELNFSTPVFAIGGILIDDIPALMETGITGVAVSSAIHAAENPGLMATAFKHSIEENRRYLKEAGFQPYQKQL
- the thiH gene encoding 2-iminoacetate synthase ThiH encodes the protein MNTELHTFQDLFDTYDWDEVRERSHHRSTAEVEEALHRAGHGKPDDFMALISPAAAPYLEDMARLSRKLTLNKFGKTIQMYIPLYLSNECQNICTYCGFSYNNRIPRVTLTEDQIDREVEIIKALGMDHVLIVTGEANRTVGVDYLASAIERIRPHFSHISLEVQPLEEEEYRTLANLGLHSVLVYQETYHREAYKSYHPKGKKSNFDYRLDTPDRLGRAGVHKIGLGALIGLEDWRTDAYFTALHLHYLERRYWKTKYSVSFPRLRPAEGLIEPKVVMSERELVQLICAYRIYNEHLELSLSTRERAVFRDHAIHLGITSMSAGSRTNPGGYAEGEESLEQFEIDDSRSPSEMANMIREAGYEVVWKDWDRALHAV